One stretch of Pigmentiphaga aceris DNA includes these proteins:
- the yidC gene encoding membrane protein insertase YidC, with amino-acid sequence MDMKRTILWMIFSLSLLFLWDGWQKHNGKPSLFGGTPAQTAPAASGAAAPGGADNSVPAGTPGSAPASAQAVPGSTVAPAAAAETVVVTTDVLRLTFDTVGAQIIKAELLNQPSIEDPKQPMVLLDRSAARTYLAQTGVIGAPAGASFPTHQTPFRVTSTPRALEGEALDVVFEAESNGLKVVKTYTLRKSRYDVGVRHDMANATANPLAPSLYYQITRDGTPPPGESKFYSTFTGPAVYSDETKFQKVSFSDIEKNKAQYTKQSNSGWVGMVQHYFATAWVPPQGAARTYDLTHLSNNLFAVRAIQPVGDIAPGTATSVDSRLWIGPQDQRAMAEVAPGLELVVDYGVLTIIAKPLFKLMTWLHSVLLNWGWTIVALTFLIKAAFYPLSAASYRSMARMKLVAPRLTALREKYGDDRQKLNTAMMELYRTEKINPLGGCLPVVIQIPVFISLYWVLLASVEMRNAPWIGWIHDLAAPDPFFILPAIMMGTMFLQMKLNPTPPDPVQAKVMMVMPLVFGGMMFFFPSGLVLYWVVNNTLSIAQQWSITRRMEAKKA; translated from the coding sequence ATGGACATGAAACGCACCATCCTCTGGATGATCTTTTCGCTCTCGCTGCTGTTCCTCTGGGACGGCTGGCAAAAGCACAATGGCAAGCCGTCGCTGTTCGGCGGCACCCCTGCGCAAACCGCGCCGGCGGCATCTGGCGCAGCTGCGCCCGGCGGCGCTGACAACTCGGTTCCTGCTGGCACGCCCGGCAGCGCCCCGGCATCGGCTCAGGCCGTGCCCGGCTCCACCGTCGCACCCGCTGCGGCCGCTGAAACCGTCGTCGTCACCACCGATGTACTGCGTCTGACCTTCGACACCGTGGGTGCACAGATCATCAAGGCCGAGCTGCTGAACCAGCCCAGCATCGAAGATCCGAAGCAACCAATGGTGCTGCTCGACCGCTCGGCAGCCCGCACCTACCTGGCACAGACCGGCGTGATCGGCGCACCTGCTGGCGCATCGTTCCCGACGCACCAGACCCCGTTCCGCGTCACCAGCACGCCGCGCGCGCTGGAAGGCGAAGCGCTCGACGTGGTGTTCGAAGCCGAGTCGAACGGCCTGAAGGTCGTCAAGACCTACACGCTGCGCAAGAGCCGCTACGACGTTGGTGTGCGCCACGACATGGCCAACGCCACCGCCAACCCGCTGGCACCGTCGCTGTACTACCAGATCACCCGCGACGGCACGCCGCCGCCGGGAGAGTCGAAGTTCTACAGCACCTTCACCGGCCCGGCTGTCTACTCCGACGAAACCAAGTTCCAGAAGGTCAGCTTCTCGGACATCGAGAAGAACAAGGCGCAATACACCAAGCAGTCGAACTCCGGCTGGGTGGGCATGGTGCAGCATTACTTCGCCACCGCCTGGGTACCGCCCCAAGGTGCAGCACGCACCTATGACCTGACGCATCTGTCGAACAACCTGTTCGCCGTGCGTGCGATTCAGCCGGTTGGTGACATTGCCCCCGGCACCGCCACCAGCGTGGATTCGCGCCTGTGGATCGGCCCGCAAGACCAGCGCGCCATGGCAGAAGTTGCCCCGGGCCTGGAACTGGTGGTCGACTACGGTGTGCTGACCATCATCGCCAAGCCGCTGTTCAAGCTGATGACCTGGTTGCACAGCGTGCTGCTGAACTGGGGCTGGACGATCGTTGCGCTGACCTTCCTGATCAAGGCCGCGTTCTACCCGCTGTCGGCAGCAAGTTATCGCTCGATGGCCCGCATGAAGCTGGTGGCACCGCGCCTGACCGCGCTGCGCGAGAAGTACGGCGACGACCGCCAGAAGCTCAACACTGCGATGATGGAGCTGTATCGCACCGAGAAGATCAATCCGCTGGGCGGCTGCCTGCCGGTCGTGATCCAGATCCCGGTGTTCATCTCACTGTACTGGGTGCTGCTGGCCAGCGTTGAAATGCGCAACGCACCCTGGATCGGCTGGATTCATGACCTGGCCGCACCGGACCCCTTCTTCATCCTGCCCGCCATCATGATGGGAACCATGTTCCTGCAGATGAAGCTGAACCCGACGCCGCCGGACCCAGTCCAGGCCAAGGTCATGATGGTGATGCCGCTGGTCTTCGGCGGGATGATGTTCTTCTTCCCGTCGGGCCTGGTGCTGTACTGGGTGGTGAACAACACCTTGTCGATTGCCCAGCAGTGGTCGATCACCAGACGGATGGAAGCGAAGAAGGCGTAA
- the yidD gene encoding membrane protein insertion efficiency factor YidD: MKLSGSARTLHAASKRWLRWALILPIRFYRYFVSPFLGHSCRFLPTCSVYAIEAIEQHGAARGSYLAMRRLGRCHPWCEGGIDPVPPVEGNAPPPPHPRLFRERCGPGDD, from the coding sequence ATGAAGCTGTCAGGCTCAGCGCGTACACTGCACGCGGCCAGCAAGCGCTGGCTTCGTTGGGCGCTGATCCTGCCGATTCGCTTCTACCGATATTTCGTCAGCCCGTTCCTTGGGCACTCCTGCCGCTTTCTGCCCACCTGTTCGGTCTATGCCATCGAGGCAATAGAACAACATGGGGCCGCTCGTGGCAGTTATCTGGCAATGCGGCGGCTGGGCCGCTGTCATCCATGGTGCGAGGGCGGCATCGACCCGGTTCCCCCGGTCGAGGGCAACGCTCCACCACCGCCCCATCCCCGGTTATTCCGCGAACGCTGCGGACCCGGAGACGACTAA